One window from the genome of Cyprinus carpio isolate SPL01 chromosome B1, ASM1834038v1, whole genome shotgun sequence encodes:
- the LOC109050455 gene encoding CD209 antigen-like protein E, which produces MSTELKSWSDSRQYCRERGADLVIINTEEKQRHMSSYIKERVWIGLSDRENEGIMKWVDNSPLNRGFWTRGQPDNNQGENEDCIELMPSDLILNNWNDLPCSQKKKGICEK; this is translated from the exons ATGTCCACTGAGTTGAAGAGCTGGTCTGACAGCAGACAGTACTGCAGGGAGCGTGGAGCTGATCTGGTCATTATCAACACTGAAGAGAAGCAG agGCACATGTCTTCATACATCAAGGAGAGAGTGTGGATTGGTTTGTCTGACAGAGAGAACGAGGGCATCATGAAATGGGTGGATAATTCACCACTAAATAGAGG GTTTTGGACCAGAGGTCAGCCGGATAACAATCAAGGTGAAAATGAGGACTGTATTGAACTGATGCCTTCAGATCTCATCCTGAACAACTGGAATGATCTACCATGCtcacagaagaaaaaagggaTTTGCGAGAAATAG
- the LOC109074252 gene encoding CD209 antigen-like protein E yields the protein MDLEAIYENVERRDIQKTTGPQTQSQSQDEGKDLKHRGSRCLVLITVGLGLICVLLLVFIILQHNTITAERDLIKSYKNTAEEFNQTINSLQDNYTDLMTEKHQLQNNFNSLTQKNLELETKVNNLTAEKDQLQRDFKSLNEKNVSGWFFMSTELKNWSDSRQYCRERGADLVIINTEEKQRHISSFTKERVWIGLSDRENEGIMKWVDNSPLKQGFWLKGEPNDQNANEDCIELMPSNPVLNNWNDLPCSAKRNVFCEK from the exons ATGGATTTAGAGGCTATTTATGAAAATGTTGAACGCAGAGATATTCAGAAAACAACTGGTCCTCAAACTCAGAGTCAAAGCCAAGATGAAGGAAAAGATCTAAAGCACA GAGGAAGTAGATGTTTGGTGTTGATCACAGTGGGTCTCGGGCTcatttgtgttcttctgctgGTCTTCATCATACTGCAGCACAACACCATCACAGCAGAGAGAGACCTGATCAAGAGTTACAAGAACACAGCTGAAGAGTTCAATCAAACCATCAACAGTTTACAGGACAATTACACTGATCTAATGACTGAAAAACACCAACTGCAGAACAACTTCAACTCTTTGACTCAGAAGAACCTGGAGCTGGAGACCAAAGTCAATAATCTCACTGCTGAGAAAGACCAGTTACAGAGAGATTTTAAATCTCTGAATGAGAAGAATGTTTCAGGTTGGTTTTTCATGTCCACTGAGTTGAAGAACTGGTCTGACAGCAGACAGTACTGCAGGGAGCGTGGAGCTGATCTGGTCATTATCAACACTGAAGAGAAGcag agacacatatcTTCATTCACCAAGGAGAGAGTGTGGATTGGTTTGTCTGACAGAGAGAACGAGGGCATCATGAAATGGGTGGATAATTCCCCTCTGAAACAAGG GTTTTGGCTCAAAGGTGAGCCGAATGACCAAAATGCAAATGAGGACTGTATTGAACTGATGCCTTCAAATCCGGTCCTGAACAACTGGAATGATCTGCCATGTTCAGCGAAGAGAAACGTTTTTTGTGAGAAATAG